Proteins from a genomic interval of Papaver somniferum cultivar HN1 chromosome 4, ASM357369v1, whole genome shotgun sequence:
- the LOC113275490 gene encoding pentatricopeptide repeat-containing protein At4g02750: MHTNVPNRFWLLQTRSFQAQRSRNPNPKRNKLLSLTREDEVVKQNNIAISKHMRNGQLESAHRIFNNMPHRTCVTWNSMISGYLQNDKFDLARRLFDNMPTRDLVSWNVMLSGYVRNRKLSLARLLFDEMPNKDVVSWNTMLSGYAQNGCVNEAREIFDEMPEKNDISWNGVLAAYIQNGRIESAYKLFESKSDWEIVSWNSMMAGFLRRKRLVDARCLFDRMAERDLVSWNTMISGYAQNGGLLEAQKLFEEAPVKDVFTWTAMVSGYVQNGMLTEARTVFDEMPEKNSVSWNAMIVGYSQCGKMDMARELFEAMPCRNISSWNTMITGYAQNGEIDRARSVFNNMPSRDSISWAAIIAGYAHTGNSQEALNLFIEMMRDGERMNRSTFTCALSTCADVAALELGNQIHGRLVKAGYELGCYVGNALLAMYCKCGSIEEAHDVFEAMAEKDVVSWNTMIVGYARHGFGKQALEVFESMKLKGIKPDDVTMVGVLSACSHAGLVSKGTDYFHSMDKEYGIKAKPNHYTCMIDLLGRAGRLEDAESLMRNMPFEPDAATWGALLGASRTHGNTKLGEEAAWKCLEMEPENSGMYVLLSNLYASSGRWSDVQKMRVIMRDKGVNKVPGYSWMEVQNKIHIFSAGDSVHPEKDRIYAFLEELDLLVKKEGFVSVTKMVLHDVEEEEKEHMLRYHSEKLAVAFGILSVPPGRPIRVIKNLRVCEDCHKAIKLISKVTGRLIILRDSNRFHHFSNGSCSCGDYW; this comes from the exons ATGCACACAAACGTTCCTAATCGCTTCTGGCTGTTGCAAACTAGGTCCTTCCAAGCACAACGCAGCAGAAATCCAAACCCAAAGAGAAATAAGTTATTATCATTGACTAGAGAAGATGAGGTAGTTAAACAAAATAATATTGCAATTAGTAAACACATGAGGAATGGGCAACTCGAATCAGCTCATCGTATATTCAATAACATGCCACATCGAACATGTGTTACTTGGAATTCAATGATATCTGGTTACTTACAGAATGACAAATTTGATCTTGCTCGTCGTTTGTTTGATAATATGCCTACCAGAGATCTTGTTTCATGGAATGTAATGCTTAGTGGATATGTTCGAAATCGGAAACTAAGTTTAGCTCGATTATTGTTCGATGAAATGCCTAACAAAGATGTTGTTTCCTGGAATACGATGTTATCTGGGTACGCCCAGAATGGGTGTGTGAACGAAGCTAGAGAGATTTTTGATGAAATGCCGGAGAAGAATGATATATCGTGGAATGGTGTACTTGCTGCTTATATACAGAATGGAAGAATTGAGAGTGCTTATAAGCTTTTTGAATCGAAATCAGATTGGGAGATTGTTTCTTGGAATTCGATGATGGCGGGGTTCTTAAGAAGGAAAAGATTAGTTGATGCAAGGTGTCTTTTTGACAGAATGGCAGAGAGAGATTTAGTGTCTTGGAATACAATGATATCAGGTTATGCTCAAAATGGGGGACTATTGGAAGCTCAAAAGCTTTTTGAAGAGGCTCCAGTTAAGGACGTGTTTACTTGGACTGCAATGGTGTCTGGGTATGTACAGAATGGGATGCTAACGGAAGCCAGGACCGTTTTTGATGAAATGCCTGAAAAGAATTCTGTTTCATGGAATGCAATGATTGTTGGGTACTCGCAATGTGGAAAGATGGACATGGCAAGGGAATTGTTTGAGGCAATGCCTTGCAGGAATATTAGTTCTTGGAATACGATGATTACTGGTTATGCTCAGAATGGGGAGATTGATCGAGCTCGAAGTGTGTTTAATAACATGCCTAGTCGTGACTCGATCTCCTGGGCTGCCATTATTGCTGGATATGCTCATACTGGAAATAGTCAAGAGGCTCTGAATCTTTTTATAGAAATGATGAGAGATGGAGAAAGAATGAATAGATCTACATTTACTTGTGCATTGAGTACGTGTGCTGATGTTGCAGCTTTGGAGCTTGGGAATCAAATACATGGGCGGCTTGTTAAGGCGGGATATGAGTTGGGTTGTTATGTGGGAAATGCACTTCTTGCGATGTATTGCAAGTGTGGGAGCATAGAAGAAGCTCATGATGTATTTGAGGCTATGGCAGAGAAAGACGTGGTTTCTTGGAACACAATGATTGTAGGTTATGCTAGGCATGGATTTGGAAAGCAGGCACTGGAAGTCTTTGAGTCGATGAAGTTGAAGGGTATAAAACCAGACGACGTCACCATG GTTGGTGTTTTATCTGCTTGTAGTCATGCTGGCTTAGTAAGTAAAGGTACAGATTACTTTCATTCAATGGATAAGGAATATGGCATTAAGGCAAAACCAAACCACTACACTTGCATGATTGATCTATTAGGACGAGCAGGACGACTAGAAGACGCTGAGTCTCTCATGAGAAATATGCCCTTTGAGCCAGATGCAGCAACATGGGGTGCCTTGCTAGGTGCAAGTAGGACTCATGGTAATACAAAATTAGGTGAAGAGGCTGCTTGGAAATGTTTAGAGATGGAACCAGAAAATTCTGGTATGTATGTTCTTCTCTCGAACTTGTATGCATCTTCAGGCAGATGGAGCGATGTTCAAAAAATGAGAGTCATTATGAGGGACAAGGGTGTAAACAAAGTTCCTGGGTATAGTTGGATGGAGGTGCAGAATAAGATCCATATATTCTCTGCTGGGGATTCAGTGCATCCCGAGAAGGATAGAATTTATGCTTTCTTGGAGGAGCTGGATTTGCTTGTAAAGAAGGAAGGATTTGTTTCTGTGACGAAGATGGTTTTACATGATGTCGAAGAGGAAGAGAAGGAGCACATGCTTAGATATCATAGTGAAAAGTTAGCTGTAGCATTTGGTATATTGAGTGTACCTCCAGGAAGACCAATTAGAGTGATAAAAAATCTAAGAGtttgcgaagattgtcacaaGGCAATAAAACTTATATCGAAGGTAACAGGAAGGTTAATTATATTAAGAGATTCTAACCGTTTTCATCACTTCAGTAATGGTTCATGCTCTTGTGGGGATTATTGGTAA
- the LOC113275491 gene encoding mitogen-activated protein kinase 9-like isoform X1, with the protein MFGFSQNMGETEFFTEYGEASRYQILEVIGKGSYGVVASAVDTHTGEKVAIKKINDVFEHVSDATRILREIKLLRLLRHPDVVEIKHIMLPPSRREFKDIYVVFELMESDLHQVIKANDDLTPEHYQFFLYQLLRSLKYIHSANVFHRDLKPKNILANADCKLKICDFGLARVSFNDAPSAIFWTDYVATRWYRAPELCGSFFSKYTPAIDIWSIGCIFAELLTGKPLFPGKNVVHQLDLMTDLLGTPSTESVARIRNEKARRYLSGMWKKPPVPFTQKFPKVDPLALNLLERLLAFDPKDRPSAEEALADPYFHGLANVDREPSTQPISKFEFEFERRKLSKEDVRELIYREILEYHPQMLQEYLNGADQTSFLYPSGVDRFKRQFAHLEEHYGKSGERSTPPLQRQHASLPRERVCQPKEESADQHDDIENRSAASVVHKTLQSPTKANSATRSLMKSESISASQCVVVNGKKNLTGEPIDEQNEVDDLSQKISQLGS; encoded by the exons ATGTTTGGCTTTTCTCAGAATATGGGCGAGACGGAATTTTTCACCGAGTATGGTGAGGCAAGTCGGTACCAAATTCTAGAGGTTATTGGCAAAGGAAGTTATGGTGTTGTTGCATCTGCTGTTGACACACATACTGGGGAGAAGGTAGCAATTAAGAAGATTAATGATGTTTTTGAGCATGTCTCTGATGCTACACGTATTCTGAGAGAAATTAAACTCCTTAGGCTGCTACGCCATCCGGATGTTGTAGAGATTAAACACATTATGCTTCCTCCATCTAGGAGAGAATTTAAAGATATATATGTCGTATttgagttgatggaatcagatcTTCACCAAGTAATTAAGGCAAATGATGATCTTACTCCTGAACATTACCAGTTTTTCTTGTATCAACTTCTTCGTTCTTTAAAATATATACATTCAG CCAATGTGTTCCATCGGGATTTAAAGCCAAAAAACATTCTTGCTAATGCGGACTGCAAACTGAAGATTTGTGACTTTGGCCTTGCTCGTGTATCATTTAATGATGCCCCATCAGCTATTTTCTGGACT gaTTATGTGGCAACGAGATGGTATCGGGCTCCTGAACTTTGCGGCTCTTTTTTCTCCAAA TACACTCCCGCAATCGATATCTGGAGCATAGGGTGCATATTTGCAGAACTGCTTACAGGCAAGCCATTGTTTCCTGGGAAGAATGTGGTGCATCAATTGGATCTCATGACTGATTTGCTTGGTACACCTTCCACTGAATCCGTTGCACGG ATTCGAAATGAAAAGGCTAGAAGATATTTAAGTGGGATGTGGAAGAAACCTCCAGTTCCTTTCACGCAGAAGTTCCCTAAAGTGGATCCTTTGGCTCTCAATCTTCTTGAACGACTGCTTGCCTTTGATCCCAAAGACCGTCCATCTGCTGAAGAA GCATTAGCtgatccatattttcatggtttggcaAATGTGGACCGTGAACCATCAACGCAACCCATCTCAaaatttgagtttgagtttgaaagGAGGAAATTGTCAAAGGAAGATGTACGAGAATTAATTTACAGAGAG ATATTGGAGTATCATCCCCAAATGCTTCAGGAATACCTGAATGGTGCAGATCAAACTAGCTTCCTGTACCCAAG TGGAGTCGATCGATTCAAGCGACAGTTTGCTCATCTGGAGGAGCATTACGGTAAAAGCGGTGAGAGAAGCACTCCCCCACTTCAAAGACAGCACGCGTCTTTACCTAG GGAGAGGGTCTGCCAACCTAAGGAAGAGTCTGCCGATCAACACGATGATATTGAAAATCGGAGTGCAGCTTCTGTTGTTCATAAAACCCTTCAGAGCCCAACAAAAGCAAATAGTGCTACACGCAGCCTTATGAAGAGTGAGAGCATCAGTGCTTCCCAATGTGTCGTTGTGAATGGGAAAAAGAATTTAACG GGAGAACCAATTGATGAACAGAATGAGGTTGATGATTTATCCCAGAAGATTTCTCAACTAGGTTCCTGA
- the LOC113275491 gene encoding mitogen-activated protein kinase 9-like isoform X2, with the protein MGETEFFTEYGEASRYQILEVIGKGSYGVVASAVDTHTGEKVAIKKINDVFEHVSDATRILREIKLLRLLRHPDVVEIKHIMLPPSRREFKDIYVVFELMESDLHQVIKANDDLTPEHYQFFLYQLLRSLKYIHSANVFHRDLKPKNILANADCKLKICDFGLARVSFNDAPSAIFWTDYVATRWYRAPELCGSFFSKYTPAIDIWSIGCIFAELLTGKPLFPGKNVVHQLDLMTDLLGTPSTESVARIRNEKARRYLSGMWKKPPVPFTQKFPKVDPLALNLLERLLAFDPKDRPSAEEALADPYFHGLANVDREPSTQPISKFEFEFERRKLSKEDVRELIYREILEYHPQMLQEYLNGADQTSFLYPSGVDRFKRQFAHLEEHYGKSGERSTPPLQRQHASLPRERVCQPKEESADQHDDIENRSAASVVHKTLQSPTKANSATRSLMKSESISASQCVVVNGKKNLTGEPIDEQNEVDDLSQKISQLGS; encoded by the exons ATGGGCGAGACGGAATTTTTCACCGAGTATGGTGAGGCAAGTCGGTACCAAATTCTAGAGGTTATTGGCAAAGGAAGTTATGGTGTTGTTGCATCTGCTGTTGACACACATACTGGGGAGAAGGTAGCAATTAAGAAGATTAATGATGTTTTTGAGCATGTCTCTGATGCTACACGTATTCTGAGAGAAATTAAACTCCTTAGGCTGCTACGCCATCCGGATGTTGTAGAGATTAAACACATTATGCTTCCTCCATCTAGGAGAGAATTTAAAGATATATATGTCGTATttgagttgatggaatcagatcTTCACCAAGTAATTAAGGCAAATGATGATCTTACTCCTGAACATTACCAGTTTTTCTTGTATCAACTTCTTCGTTCTTTAAAATATATACATTCAG CCAATGTGTTCCATCGGGATTTAAAGCCAAAAAACATTCTTGCTAATGCGGACTGCAAACTGAAGATTTGTGACTTTGGCCTTGCTCGTGTATCATTTAATGATGCCCCATCAGCTATTTTCTGGACT gaTTATGTGGCAACGAGATGGTATCGGGCTCCTGAACTTTGCGGCTCTTTTTTCTCCAAA TACACTCCCGCAATCGATATCTGGAGCATAGGGTGCATATTTGCAGAACTGCTTACAGGCAAGCCATTGTTTCCTGGGAAGAATGTGGTGCATCAATTGGATCTCATGACTGATTTGCTTGGTACACCTTCCACTGAATCCGTTGCACGG ATTCGAAATGAAAAGGCTAGAAGATATTTAAGTGGGATGTGGAAGAAACCTCCAGTTCCTTTCACGCAGAAGTTCCCTAAAGTGGATCCTTTGGCTCTCAATCTTCTTGAACGACTGCTTGCCTTTGATCCCAAAGACCGTCCATCTGCTGAAGAA GCATTAGCtgatccatattttcatggtttggcaAATGTGGACCGTGAACCATCAACGCAACCCATCTCAaaatttgagtttgagtttgaaagGAGGAAATTGTCAAAGGAAGATGTACGAGAATTAATTTACAGAGAG ATATTGGAGTATCATCCCCAAATGCTTCAGGAATACCTGAATGGTGCAGATCAAACTAGCTTCCTGTACCCAAG TGGAGTCGATCGATTCAAGCGACAGTTTGCTCATCTGGAGGAGCATTACGGTAAAAGCGGTGAGAGAAGCACTCCCCCACTTCAAAGACAGCACGCGTCTTTACCTAG GGAGAGGGTCTGCCAACCTAAGGAAGAGTCTGCCGATCAACACGATGATATTGAAAATCGGAGTGCAGCTTCTGTTGTTCATAAAACCCTTCAGAGCCCAACAAAAGCAAATAGTGCTACACGCAGCCTTATGAAGAGTGAGAGCATCAGTGCTTCCCAATGTGTCGTTGTGAATGGGAAAAAGAATTTAACG GGAGAACCAATTGATGAACAGAATGAGGTTGATGATTTATCCCAGAAGATTTCTCAACTAGGTTCCTGA
- the LOC113275492 gene encoding glycine-rich RNA-binding protein 4, mitochondrial-like isoform X1, protein MAKQMKCSSVPTALKAFPLARLLITRQACSKLFIGGLSHDTNEPVLKEAFEQHGEIIEVKVIGDHRSGKSKGYGFVQFMSEKSASTALEELNGQLLDGRNIRVFYANKDG, encoded by the exons ATGGCAAAACAAATGAAG TGTTCGAGTGTTCCGACTGCTTTGAAAGCATTCCCTCTTGCAAGattgttgataacaagacaagCTTGTAGCAAATTATTCATTGGAg GTCTTTCTCATGACACCAACGAACCTGTACTCAAGGAAGCTTTTGAGCAACATGGTGAAATCATTGAAG TTAAGGTTATAGGTGATCATCGAAGTGGGAAATCAAAAGGGTATGGGTTTGTGCAGTTCATGTCTGAAAAGTCAGCAAGCACAGCTTTAGAAGAATTGAATGGTCAG TTATTAGACGGTAGAAACATACGCGTATTCTATGCAAACAAAGATGGATGA
- the LOC113275492 gene encoding glycine-rich RNA-binding protein 4, mitochondrial-like isoform X2, with protein sequence MQCSSVPTALKAFPLARLLITRQACSKLFIGGLSHDTNEPVLKEAFEQHGEIIEVKVIGDHRSGKSKGYGFVQFMSEKSASTALEELNGQLLDGRNIRVFYANKDG encoded by the exons ATGCAGTGTTCGAGTGTTCCGACTGCTTTGAAAGCATTCCCTCTTGCAAGattgttgataacaagacaagCTTGTAGCAAATTATTCATTGGAg GTCTTTCTCATGACACCAACGAACCTGTACTCAAGGAAGCTTTTGAGCAACATGGTGAAATCATTGAAG TTAAGGTTATAGGTGATCATCGAAGTGGGAAATCAAAAGGGTATGGGTTTGTGCAGTTCATGTCTGAAAAGTCAGCAAGCACAGCTTTAGAAGAATTGAATGGTCAG TTATTAGACGGTAGAAACATACGCGTATTCTATGCAAACAAAGATGGATGA
- the LOC113275492 gene encoding glycine-rich RNA-binding protein 4, mitochondrial-like isoform X3, translated as MAKQMKCSSVPTALKAFPLARLLITRQACSKLFIGGLSHDTNEPVLKEAFEQHGEIIEGDHRSGKSKGYGFVQFMSEKSASTALEELNGQLLDGRNIRVFYANKDG; from the exons ATGGCAAAACAAATGAAG TGTTCGAGTGTTCCGACTGCTTTGAAAGCATTCCCTCTTGCAAGattgttgataacaagacaagCTTGTAGCAAATTATTCATTGGAg GTCTTTCTCATGACACCAACGAACCTGTACTCAAGGAAGCTTTTGAGCAACATGGTGAAATCATTGAAG GTGATCATCGAAGTGGGAAATCAAAAGGGTATGGGTTTGTGCAGTTCATGTCTGAAAAGTCAGCAAGCACAGCTTTAGAAGAATTGAATGGTCAG TTATTAGACGGTAGAAACATACGCGTATTCTATGCAAACAAAGATGGATGA
- the LOC113275492 gene encoding glycine-rich RNA-binding protein 4, mitochondrial-like isoform X4 has translation MAKQMKCSSVPTALKAFPLARLLITRQACSKLFIGGLSHDTNEPVLKEAFEQHGEIIEVKVIGDHRSGKSKGYGFVQFMSEKSASTALEELNVIRR, from the exons ATGGCAAAACAAATGAAG TGTTCGAGTGTTCCGACTGCTTTGAAAGCATTCCCTCTTGCAAGattgttgataacaagacaagCTTGTAGCAAATTATTCATTGGAg GTCTTTCTCATGACACCAACGAACCTGTACTCAAGGAAGCTTTTGAGCAACATGGTGAAATCATTGAAG TTAAGGTTATAGGTGATCATCGAAGTGGGAAATCAAAAGGGTATGGGTTTGTGCAGTTCATGTCTGAAAAGTCAGCAAGCACAGCTTTAGAAGAATTGAATG TTATTAGACGGTAG
- the LOC113275492 gene encoding glycine-rich RNA-binding protein 4, mitochondrial-like isoform X5: protein MAKQMKCSSVPTALKAFPLARLLITRQACSKLFIGGLSHDTNEPVLKEAFEQHGEIIEGDHRSGKSKGYGFVQFMSEKSASTALEELNVIRR from the exons ATGGCAAAACAAATGAAG TGTTCGAGTGTTCCGACTGCTTTGAAAGCATTCCCTCTTGCAAGattgttgataacaagacaagCTTGTAGCAAATTATTCATTGGAg GTCTTTCTCATGACACCAACGAACCTGTACTCAAGGAAGCTTTTGAGCAACATGGTGAAATCATTGAAG GTGATCATCGAAGTGGGAAATCAAAAGGGTATGGGTTTGTGCAGTTCATGTCTGAAAAGTCAGCAAGCACAGCTTTAGAAGAATTGAATG TTATTAGACGGTAG